From the genome of Thermodesulfobacteriota bacterium:
TACCGGCAGTATTCCCTGACCAGACCCCGCGCGTCGAGTTCTCCTTCCTCAATGAATCTTGAGAACCCGTTTGGTTCCGGGAAGTGCACTGCGGAAACCGGTGTGCCGTAACTTCTTCTCAACATGACGCGGCGAACGCATTGGCCCAGTTCCCGGACATTGCCCGGCCAGGCGTAATCCATGCCCGGCTGGACGGCGATGATTTTTCTGACCATGGCGGTTACATCGGGTGACGGCTTTCCCGTAACCTTTTCGATGGTATAGGTCAGCAGGTCATCCAGTTCCCCGGGATCTTCAGCGATTCGCCGGCGCAGGGAAGGGACCTCGATGATATCGGAGCAGAGGCGGTAAAAGAAATCGTCCCGCAGAACATTACCGGACTGGATACTCTCCAGGGAGCGGTTGGTGGCGGCGATGATCCTTCCCTGAAACCGCCGGATTTCATGGCTGCCTACCGGCGTAAAGGTCCGCTCTTCCAGCACATTAAGGAGTTTAATCTGGACAGGCTCAGACACCTCTCCGATTTCATCCAGAAAGATGGAACCGTGGGCGCTGCACTGGCCGAGAATGCCTTCATGGGCCTCCACCGCTCCGGTAAAGGCCCCCTTCCGGTGGCCGAAGAGTTCCGATTCAATGAGATTTTCCGGAAACTGGGAAAGGTTTAAGGATACGAATATGGCGGTAAAGCTCTCCCTGAATCTTTTTCGGTCCGGATCAAAGGGAATAAAGCCGCTGCTGCCGATGGCTTTGGCCGCGGCTCCCTTGCCGGTGCCGGTTTCACCGAGAATGAGGGTGGAAAAATCCTCCATCCGGTTCCACAGGTGATGCCGGTAAAAATCCATGTCACATGAAAACACGTTGTTCCAGAGACTTTCCCGAAGTTTTTTCATGCAGGGGCTGCGGCCCACCAGTCCGTGGTCAATGAAAAAATAGGCCCGTCGGATCTGGAAGCACAGGGCGAAAAACCCGACGGCCTCCGCTTCCGCAAATCCCCGCTCGACAAACAGCCTCAGCATATCGCCGGCAAAAGGGACGGGCAGGGGGCGTGCCCCGGCGCTAACCTGGTCGGTGATATGGCCGTCAAGCTGCGCTACAAAGAGATGGAAAACGTCAAAGAGGCAGGCGGCCATGAGCATTTCCCGGTCGGCGCCGGAATACGTGTCCAGTTTTCCCCTGCCGGCCCTGTGCAGGCGATCGATGCCGGCGCGAACCTCGCGGATCGCTTTTTCAATTGTTTCCGTCCGTCCGCTGCCGGGAAACAGGCCGGCGATTTTCATGTCGGTCTCGGCCCTTTTTTCTGAAAAAGGATTGGCCAGCACAGCCTGCTGGACCAGCTGGAAAAACATTCGCTCGTCAGCCGTCAGTCGGTTTTTTGGCATGAACTCACCTGTTATTCAATTTTTGTATACATTAAAAACATCAAATGAACATAAATTTGCGTATCATAAACATCACCGCTTGTCCATAAAAAAATAATATTTTCTTATAAAACAAGTTGTTAAATAAAAAACCCGATTCCGGCACGTTTATTGATTTATGAACCGGCAAACCGGTTAAAACCATCATTCAATAAAAGGAGGCAAGGACATGAAAATCGGAAAATTCATTCGAAACAGCGTCAACATCATGACAAGCGCCATGGCGGCCGCTATCCTGTTTCTGGGGGCCATGACGATGACGGGCAGGGCCGAGGCCGCGGGGTTGCTGATCGCGGACGGCGGTTTCGGCGGCGTGCTTGAAATCAGGGAACATGACGTCAATGTCACCATCAACAACGGCATTGCCGTTACGGAAGTCACGCAGGTTTTTCTGAACACGGAACAGCGCCAGGTGGAGGCCCTGTACACGTTCCCGGTGCCAAAGGGCGCCTCGGTAGCTGATTTCAGCATGTGGATCAACGGCAGGGAGATGGTCGGAGAGGTGGTCGAAAAGGAACGGGCGCGGGAAATTTACAACAGCTACAAGCAGCAGCGCCGGGACCCGGGCCTCCTGGAGCAGGTCGACTACAAGACCTTTGAAATGCGTGTTTTCCCCATCAACGCCGGCGCGGAACAGAAGGTCCGTATTACCTATTATCAGGAAATCGATATTGATCATGACCAGGGCACATACGTCTATCCCCTGGCCACCGTCACCCGCCGGGATATCAACTCGAAAACCACCGGGCGATTCGCCTTCAACGCGGAGATCAAATCCGTTGTCCCCATTGCCAACCTTGCCAGCCCGAGCCACAAAGATGCCTTTGTCGTGGCCCGGCATTCGGATACCTTTGCCGTGGCCAGCCTGGAAAGCACCGGCGGCAGCCTGGAATCGGATGTGGTGATCAACTATGACATGGCCCGGCCCGTCAGCGGCATCGACCTGGTTGCTTCCCGGCAGACGGGGGATGACGGCTATTTCTGCCTGACCGTCACCGCCGGCAAGGAACTGGCGGACAATGAATCGGGCATGGATTACGTGTTCGTTCTGGACGTGTCGGGCAGCATGGCCAATGACGGCAAGCTGGTCGTCTCCAAAAACGCCCTGGAGGCTTTTACGGATGAGATCGGCGAAAACGACCGGTTTGAAGTCATGACGTTCAATGTCACGCCCCAGGTGCTGTTTCGGGAATTAAGACCCGGCACCGATGCCGCCAGGGGGGAAGCACGGGCCTTCATGGCCACCCAGCAGGCCCGGGGCAACACGGAACTGGTTCCGGCCATGACCACCGCCTATAAGTATAGCGACCCCGACCGCACCCTTAACGTGGTCATTCTCAGTGACGGCATGACCGAGCAGGGAGAACGGCAGACCCTGCTGCGGATGATCCAGTCCCGGCCGCGTAACAGCCGGGTGTTCTGCGTCGGCATCGGCAACGAGGTCAACCGTCCGCTCCTGGAGCAGATGGCCGATGATTCCGGCGGCCTGGCCGCTTTCATCTCCCGGGGTGACGACTTCCAACGCGCGGCCAGGGGGTTTAAAAGAAAACTCATGCGGCCGGTGGCGACCGACCTGCAGCTTGATTTCGGCGGCGTCAAGGTGTACGACGTCGAGCCCCGGGTGCTGCCCAATCTTTACCATGGATCCCCCATCCGGGTTTACGGCCGCTACGAAAAGGGCGGCACGGCCGATGTCCGGCTGACCGGCAATATCCGGGGCGTGGCCATGCAGCAGTCGGCTGCCATGACGTTTCCGGACAAAGACATTGATAATCCCGAAATTGAACGCATGTGGGCCTGGAAGCGGGTCGACCAGTTGCTGAAGGAGGCCGACCGGTCCGGAGACCAGAGCCGGGTGGTGGGCGAAATCGTCGGGCTCGGGGAAACCTATTCCATCGTCACCCGCTATACCTCGTTTCTGGTGCTGGAAAACGACGAGGAATATAAACGCTGGAAGATTGAACGGCGCAACGCCGGCCGGATGGCCAGGGACCATGAAGCGCAGACCAGAAGGAAAGCGCTTCTGGATCAGATCAAGGATAAAGCCATGAGCGACATCGGTCCCCAGGAGGCGATCCAGAAGACGACGGTCTCTCCTGGAAAGAACGCCGTCCAGACATCTCCTTCCGTTCCGGGACAGCAGCCGCAGGCGCAAAACACGCCGCCGTCCTCCGGTGGAGGCAACAGCAGAGGGGCGGACTTCGATTTTGGCGGCGGGCCGGTCGGGCCGCTGTTTGCCTGGTTCGCCTTCTGGCTCAGAAGACATAAAATGAAGAACGTAAAGAACAACCGTTAATAACGGAACGCAAACCGCCGGGGCATCCCGCCGGACGGATGCCCCGGCTTTTATAAAAGATGGAAAGAGATAAGATGATGACGATTTTTCGCATCCCCCTGGATATGGTCATTCTTCTGGGGCTGATCGGGTTGTGCAATTTTCATCTGATTACCGGCGATTCCTGCGGCACTCTGATTTTCAGGTGGGACAGGGTCACGGCCGGAGACGTATACCGGCTGGTGACCCATCCGTTTGTGCATGTCTCCTGGTATCATTTTCTGCTGGATGCCGGCGCTTTTTTTCTTTTATATACCGGACTCAGCGAAAAGCGCCCGTCCCGGCGGCTGTTGACCGTCGGAATCTGCGGCTTCAGCGGGTTGCTGGCTCCGCTGATTTTCGCCCCTGAGGTTTATTCGCAAGGCTTGTGCGGACTTTCGGGTATCGCCCATGGCCTCATGGCCTTTTCCGGCCTGGAGATGATGCGGGATAAAACAACCGCCAGGGTCGGATTCATCTGCCTGGCGATCGTGGTGGTTAAATCGATTTACGAGGCCGCTACCGGGACGATGTTTTTTTCTTTTCTTCTGTTCGGCCTGTGCGGGATTCCCATTGCCGTCTGTCATGCCGGCGGGGTTCTGGGAGGGATCGTTTCCTTCATTTTGTTCGGTCGCGCTTCCGGCCTTAACCTTTGCCGTTGTTCTTGAAATTTCCCTGGCCGGTGGCTTCCAGTACGGTCCGCCACAGTTTGCCGTGGGGGCTGATCTGTTTGCGTTTTCCCACCGACAGTTTCATGGGGATATGGACAAAATGATTGTTCCAGTTGCCGACGATCATTTTGGTTTTTCCGGCAATGGCGGCATGAACCGCGTCCCGTCCCAGAAAACCGCAGAAGACGCTGTCGTTGGCGTTGGCCGGCAGGCTGCGGATGATGTAGCTGGGGTCGATGTACTTGAGGGAAACCTCGATGCCTTTGGCGGCAAAATGATCCTTGATCCGGTCCCTTAAAAACAGGCCGATATCGTTTAGACGGACATTGCCGGAGGCGTCATGATCTTTGGAGCCCTCCTCAAAATATTTCTGCCCGGCGCCTTCCGCCACCACCACTACGGCATGTTTACGGGACACGACCCTTTTTTCCAGGGAGGCTAAAAAACCGTTGGGCCCGTCCAGGTCAAAATCGATTTCCGGAATCAATACAAAATTCACGTCCTGACGGGCCAGCACCGCTGTGGCGGCAATGAAACCCGAGTGCCGACCCATGAGCTTGATCAGTCCGATGCCGTTGGGATAACCTTCGGCTTCACTGTGAGCGCTTTCGATGGCGCTGGTGGCGATGTCCACGGCCGTGTCAAAACCAAACGAGCGGGCCAGGAGATAGATGTCGTTGTCAATGGTCTTGGGAATGCCGATGACGCTGATTTTAAGCCGCCGTTCGGTGATTTCGTCGGCGATTTTCGTGGCTGCCCTGAGAGTGCCGTCGCCGCCGACCATGAACAGGATGCCGATGTTCATCCGCTCCAGGGAGTCGACGATCTGGGCGATGTCCTGGGGACCCCGGGAGGAACCCAGAATGGTGCCGCCCGTGTTGAGTATGTTGACGACGTTCTGGGGCACCAGGTCGATCATGTCGTGGCCGTATTTGGGGATGAACCCTTCCAGCCCGTAGCGGATGCCGTATATATTCCGGATCCCGTAACGGTAGTAGAGCTCCAGCACCGTGGCCCGGATGATGTCGTTCAGGCCGGGGCACAGGCCGCCGCAGGTGACGATGGCGCATCTGACCTTGCTGGTGTCAAAGTAAATTTTTTTACGGGGCCCGGCCAGTTCAAAGGAAGGAATCTTCTCGTTTTTTTCTATGTAGGACGCGATCATATCCGGGTTGATGTTGACCAGCACCCGGTCATTGTCACTGGTAAAATCATGCTCCGGATCGAGATCCTCTTCCTTCAGAATAGGCGAGTCGATCTTGGCCTCGCCCAGGCTTTCCACCAGGGTGTCGGCGTACGTAAAATCCACATTGAATTGTTCCATAGGTTACTTCCCGTTGAATGAAAAAGCGCCTTTTCCGAGAATATCATGCAGATGAAGAATGCCGCGGAGGATTTTCGTCTCGTCGGTTACCGGCAGCACGGTGATCTGGTGCTGTTCCATGATATTCAGGGCGGTATATACCGGATCCTGGGGAACCACATACAGCGGGTCTCTGGTCATGACCTTGCTCAGGGATACCCCGGAGAGCGGGGTCTTTCTGATGACCAGTCGCCGGATATCCCCATCCGTGAGAATGCCGCTTAAGATATTCTTTCCTTTTACGGCGATGACCGCTCCCAGCCGCTGCCGGTCCAGGACCGCCAGGGCTTCTTCCAGCGATGTGTTTTCGTTCACAAACGGAACGGCGTCGCCGCTTAACATGATTTCAGAAACGTTTGAGGCCAATCGCTGGCCGAGTACCCCGCCGGGGTGGTATTTCTGGAAATCACTGGCCTTGAACTGTTTTTTATTGATCAGCGCCACCGCCAGGGCGTCTCCCATGGCCAGAACGGCCGTGGTGCTGGCCGTTGGCGCCAGTCCCAGCGGGCAGGCCTCGCGCGCCACGCCGACATTGATGATAATGTCGCTCATCCGGGCCAGCCGTGAGGCTTCATTTCCGGTAAAGGCGATGATTTTGCAGCCGAGCTCCCGGATGGTCGGTATTAAATGGTTGAGCTCTTCGGTTTCGCCGCTGTTGGAAATACCCAGAAACACGTCCCGTGAGCTGACCATGCCGAGGTCTCCATGCATGGCTTCCACGGGATGCAGGAAGATGGCCCGGGTGCCGGTGCTGTTGAGGGTGGCGGCGATTTTCTGCCCCACGATACCCGACTTGCCGATGCCGCTGATGACCAGCCGGCCACGGCTGGCGCAAATCAGCTCCACCATCCGCGCGAAACGCTCGTCTACCCGCGGAATCAGGCCGTTGATCCCTTCGGCTTCAATCTTCAGGACGTCGATGGCCTGCGCGATGATCTGATCGTTGTCGTTTTTCTGTTGCATATGTTGTGCTGCTTCCTGTTATATTGGCATGAATTTTATCCCGCCTCGTCATTCCGGCGGAAGCCGGAATCCAGTATCAAACTGATACTATTCGTCTTATCTGGATCCCGGCTCACGTTCCGCTTTGCTTCACTGGCCGGGATGACGACGGGCCATAAATTCATTTCCTTGAAAGGCAAACTCTTGGCACATTCTACTGCCGATTATTTTTTTATCAAGGACAAACTATTCGCGGAGATGGACCGCCTAACCGGACTGGTCCGCGAGAACAGCCATCAGGTCATCCGGCGTGGCGGCCGCAAAAAGCCTGTCCCTGAACCGCGGAATTTTTACCAGCATCATCAGCGAGGCGATGATATCCAGATAACGGGCGGTGGCTTTATTGGCAATAACCGATGGGTGATCGGGAACGCCGATGAGAAAGATTGCCCTGACCGGCGCGGCATCAATGGCCTGCCACTCTACCGGATGCCGCGTGATTCCGGCAATGATAAAAAAATCATTTGATTCCAAATGCCTGGCATGGGGAATGGCCAGCCCCAGGCCGATGCCGGTGCTGGACATGGCTTCTCTCTGCTGAATGGCTGCCTCGAAACCGGCCCTGTCCCGGATCAGGGCAAGGGATGCCGCCTTGTCCACCAGCCGGCGGATCACCTCCAGCTTCCCGGTCTCTTCCGGAAAGACAATCCTTTCCCGGGTTATATATTCAGACAGAATCATGGTTTTAAAGTTT
Proteins encoded in this window:
- a CDS encoding ATP-dependent 6-phosphofructokinase; this translates as MEQFNVDFTYADTLVESLGEAKIDSPILKEEDLDPEHDFTSDNDRVLVNINPDMIASYIEKNEKIPSFELAGPRKKIYFDTSKVRCAIVTCGGLCPGLNDIIRATVLELYYRYGIRNIYGIRYGLEGFIPKYGHDMIDLVPQNVVNILNTGGTILGSSRGPQDIAQIVDSLERMNIGILFMVGGDGTLRAATKIADEITERRLKISVIGIPKTIDNDIYLLARSFGFDTAVDIATSAIESAHSEAEGYPNGIGLIKLMGRHSGFIAATAVLARQDVNFVLIPEIDFDLDGPNGFLASLEKRVVSRKHAVVVVAEGAGQKYFEEGSKDHDASGNVRLNDIGLFLRDRIKDHFAAKGIEVSLKYIDPSYIIRSLPANANDSVFCGFLGRDAVHAAIAGKTKMIVGNWNNHFVHIPMKLSVGKRKQISPHGKLWRTVLEATGQGNFKNNGKG
- a CDS encoding PTS sugar transporter subunit IIA produces the protein MILSEYITRERIVFPEETGKLEVIRRLVDKAASLALIRDRAGFEAAIQQREAMSSTGIGLGLAIPHARHLESNDFFIIAGITRHPVEWQAIDAAPVRAIFLIGVPDHPSVIANKATARYLDIIASLMMLVKIPRFRDRLFAAATPDDLMAVLADQSG
- a CDS encoding KpsF/GutQ family sugar-phosphate isomerase; this encodes MQQKNDNDQIIAQAIDVLKIEAEGINGLIPRVDERFARMVELICASRGRLVISGIGKSGIVGQKIAATLNSTGTRAIFLHPVEAMHGDLGMVSSRDVFLGISNSGETEELNHLIPTIRELGCKIIAFTGNEASRLARMSDIIINVGVAREACPLGLAPTASTTAVLAMGDALAVALINKKQFKASDFQKYHPGGVLGQRLASNVSEIMLSGDAVPFVNENTSLEEALAVLDRQRLGAVIAVKGKNILSGILTDGDIRRLVIRKTPLSGVSLSKVMTRDPLYVVPQDPVYTALNIMEQHQITVLPVTDETKILRGILHLHDILGKGAFSFNGK
- the rrtA gene encoding rhombosortase, yielding MMTIFRIPLDMVILLGLIGLCNFHLITGDSCGTLIFRWDRVTAGDVYRLVTHPFVHVSWYHFLLDAGAFFLLYTGLSEKRPSRRLLTVGICGFSGLLAPLIFAPEVYSQGLCGLSGIAHGLMAFSGLEMMRDKTTARVGFICLAIVVVKSIYEAATGTMFFSFLLFGLCGIPIAVCHAGGVLGGIVSFILFGRASGLNLCRCS
- a CDS encoding VIT domain-containing protein; translation: MKIGKFIRNSVNIMTSAMAAAILFLGAMTMTGRAEAAGLLIADGGFGGVLEIREHDVNVTINNGIAVTEVTQVFLNTEQRQVEALYTFPVPKGASVADFSMWINGREMVGEVVEKERAREIYNSYKQQRRDPGLLEQVDYKTFEMRVFPINAGAEQKVRITYYQEIDIDHDQGTYVYPLATVTRRDINSKTTGRFAFNAEIKSVVPIANLASPSHKDAFVVARHSDTFAVASLESTGGSLESDVVINYDMARPVSGIDLVASRQTGDDGYFCLTVTAGKELADNESGMDYVFVLDVSGSMANDGKLVVSKNALEAFTDEIGENDRFEVMTFNVTPQVLFRELRPGTDAARGEARAFMATQQARGNTELVPAMTTAYKYSDPDRTLNVVILSDGMTEQGERQTLLRMIQSRPRNSRVFCVGIGNEVNRPLLEQMADDSGGLAAFISRGDDFQRAARGFKRKLMRPVATDLQLDFGGVKVYDVEPRVLPNLYHGSPIRVYGRYEKGGTADVRLTGNIRGVAMQQSAAMTFPDKDIDNPEIERMWAWKRVDQLLKEADRSGDQSRVVGEIVGLGETYSIVTRYTSFLVLENDEEYKRWKIERRNAGRMARDHEAQTRRKALLDQIKDKAMSDIGPQEAIQKTTVSPGKNAVQTSPSVPGQQPQAQNTPPSSGGGNSRGADFDFGGGPVGPLFAWFAFWLRRHKMKNVKNNR
- a CDS encoding sigma 54-interacting transcriptional regulator, whose amino-acid sequence is MPKNRLTADERMFFQLVQQAVLANPFSEKRAETDMKIAGLFPGSGRTETIEKAIREVRAGIDRLHRAGRGKLDTYSGADREMLMAACLFDVFHLFVAQLDGHITDQVSAGARPLPVPFAGDMLRLFVERGFAEAEAVGFFALCFQIRRAYFFIDHGLVGRSPCMKKLRESLWNNVFSCDMDFYRHHLWNRMEDFSTLILGETGTGKGAAAKAIGSSGFIPFDPDRKRFRESFTAIFVSLNLSQFPENLIESELFGHRKGAFTGAVEAHEGILGQCSAHGSIFLDEIGEVSEPVQIKLLNVLEERTFTPVGSHEIRRFQGRIIAATNRSLESIQSGNVLRDDFFYRLCSDIIEVPSLRRRIAEDPGELDDLLTYTIEKVTGKPSPDVTAMVRKIIAVQPGMDYAWPGNVRELGQCVRRVMLRRSYGTPVSAVHFPEPNGFSRFIEEGELDARGLVREYCRYLYKKSGTYGEVARRTGLDRRTVKSHVEGTAKAAR